The following coding sequences lie in one Oscillospiraceae bacterium genomic window:
- a CDS encoding DUF1292 domain-containing protein, whose product MSEEYGNDFVTLTDEDGTEYEFEIIRELELDGEHYAALLPVCNDDECDHDHDDEDVYIVRVIEENGEEIFEIIEDDAEFERVSAAFEAAFEEEPESDEDEDEDKDADE is encoded by the coding sequence ATGAGCGAAGAATACGGCAATGACTTTGTCACCCTCACCGATGAGGACGGCACCGAATACGAATTTGAGATCATTCGGGAACTCGAACTCGACGGAGAACACTACGCGGCACTTCTGCCCGTCTGCAATGATGATGAATGCGACCATGACCATGACGATGAAGACGTCTATATCGTCCGAGTCATCGAAGAAAACGGGGAAGAAATCTTCGAGATCATCGAAGACGACGCAGAATTTGAGCGGGTCTCCGCCGCTTTTGAAGCCGCTTTTGAAGAAGAACCCGAATCCGATGAAGATGAAGACGAGGATAAGGACGCCGACGAATAA
- a CDS encoding peptidylprolyl isomerase: MAKKLFALTLVIFIFLVGCDKTVIIDGKTSSTPSVSDKAYATQTVTLPAEAKDKILNYNFGLYGEPDVGEEIAVMHTSMGDFCIRFFPKAAPLAVTNFKELATGGYYNGIIFHRVIEDFMIQGGDPTGTGYYGDSCWSHAFNDEFSTDARNFRGAFSMANAGANTNGSQFFVVQLDTVTDDLISQMQQIPSRFSSEVIDVYRQYGGTPSLDYKHTVFGFIFYGMDTVDKIAAVKTDENDKPVEDVVINSIDIVFYGGVAQQ; the protein is encoded by the coding sequence ATGGCAAAAAAACTCTTCGCGCTGACTCTCGTAATCTTTATTTTTTTAGTGGGATGTGACAAAACCGTGATTATCGACGGCAAAACCTCAAGCACACCTTCGGTCTCCGACAAGGCTTATGCCACCCAGACCGTTACGCTTCCCGCGGAAGCAAAAGACAAGATCCTCAATTACAACTTCGGCCTTTACGGCGAGCCCGATGTCGGCGAAGAAATCGCCGTCATGCATACTTCAATGGGCGATTTTTGCATTCGCTTTTTCCCGAAAGCCGCACCGCTCGCCGTGACGAACTTCAAAGAACTTGCGACCGGCGGTTATTATAACGGCATCATCTTCCATAGGGTCATTGAGGACTTCATGATTCAAGGCGGCGATCCGACCGGCACCGGCTATTACGGCGACAGTTGCTGGAGTCATGCATTCAACGATGAATTCAGCACCGATGCCCGCAATTTCCGCGGCGCATTCTCTATGGCAAACGCCGGAGCCAATACCAACGGCAGCCAGTTCTTCGTCGTACAGCTCGACACAGTCACCGATGACCTGATCTCTCAGATGCAGCAGATTCCGTCCCGCTTCTCAAGCGAGGTCATCGATGTCTACCGCCAATACGGCGGAACACCTTCGCTCGATTATAAACACACCGTCTTCGGCTTCATTTTCTACGGCATGGATACAGTGGATAAAATTGCGGCGGTCAAGACCGATGAAAACGACAAACCGGTCGAAGATGTCGTGATCAACAGCATCGACATCGTGTTCTACGGTGGAGTCGCACAACAATAA
- a CDS encoding DUF4091 domain-containing protein, producing the protein MPILLKTCSSLEKVLPKAEPKGGFERFSACNGEKFSFQIAYTLQSPDSMRGYYTVGVAGDLAEAVSLFRVELVPVKLPCYPNVDDGDYITRSPGLLPDALLPFEKGGELAAVNQEWRSLLVSVDLAKFRPEPGTHKLMFAFGDSEHGELTAVQFDLDLIGFELPKQKLINTQWFHSDCIAQYYGVPIFSEKHWELIEKYMKTAAAHGQNMILTPVFTPALDTRIGTERPTVQLIAVKSNHGKYEFDFTLLSRWIETAKRAGMEYFEISHLFTQWGAKNAPKIIAEQNGRQQRIFGWETDAHGPEYKSFLRQFLTALTAYLKNTGIWDSCVFHVSDEPNETSVENYKDGAALIREFIPAEKIIDALSNLDYYKDGLLKRPVAATDHAGAFISAKVPDLWVYYCCGQGDKVSNRFIAMPGRRTRVIASQLFKYDIAGFLQWGYNFWNSHLSISSLDPWRDTDGDSVFPAGDAFSVYPGKDGPVLSLHYLHFYEALCDLRAFNAAAAKIGKSAVIKLIDPDGTLTFEQYPRTDEYILTTRDRLNQILGV; encoded by the coding sequence ATGCCGATTTTGTTGAAAACCTGCTCTTCGCTTGAAAAAGTCCTGCCGAAAGCCGAACCAAAAGGCGGCTTCGAGCGGTTTTCGGCCTGTAACGGAGAAAAGTTCTCGTTTCAAATTGCTTATACGCTGCAAAGCCCCGACAGCATGCGCGGTTATTATACCGTGGGCGTCGCGGGAGACCTTGCCGAAGCGGTTTCGCTTTTTCGGGTTGAACTCGTTCCGGTCAAACTGCCCTGTTACCCAAATGTCGATGACGGCGATTATATCACCCGTTCACCGGGTTTGCTGCCCGACGCATTGCTTCCGTTTGAAAAAGGCGGCGAACTTGCGGCGGTCAATCAGGAATGGCGCTCATTGCTCGTCAGTGTCGATCTGGCGAAATTCCGCCCCGAACCCGGGACGCACAAATTGATGTTTGCCTTCGGCGACAGCGAACACGGCGAACTGACCGCGGTCCAATTCGATCTCGATTTGATCGGATTTGAATTGCCCAAACAAAAACTCATCAACACCCAGTGGTTCCATTCCGACTGCATCGCACAGTATTACGGCGTCCCCATCTTCTCGGAAAAACATTGGGAACTGATCGAAAAATACATGAAAACCGCCGCCGCCCACGGGCAGAATATGATACTGACGCCGGTCTTCACCCCTGCATTAGACACGCGAATCGGCACCGAACGCCCGACCGTTCAACTGATCGCTGTAAAATCAAATCACGGTAAATACGAGTTTGACTTCACCCTGCTCTCCCGCTGGATCGAAACCGCCAAACGCGCCGGAATGGAATATTTTGAAATCTCCCACCTGTTCACCCAGTGGGGCGCAAAAAACGCGCCGAAAATCATTGCGGAGCAGAACGGCAGGCAGCAGCGTATCTTCGGCTGGGAGACCGACGCGCACGGTCCCGAATACAAATCGTTCCTGCGACAGTTTTTAACGGCTCTGACCGCGTATTTAAAAAACACCGGCATCTGGGACAGCTGCGTCTTTCATGTCTCCGACGAGCCCAACGAGACCTCCGTTGAAAACTATAAAGACGGCGCGGCGCTGATTCGGGAATTCATTCCGGCGGAAAAAATTATTGACGCGCTGAGCAATTTGGATTATTATAAAGACGGGCTATTAAAAAGACCGGTGGCAGCCACGGATCATGCCGGAGCGTTTATTTCGGCAAAAGTGCCCGATCTGTGGGTATACTACTGCTGCGGTCAGGGCGACAAAGTCAGCAATCGGTTTATCGCGATGCCCGGACGCCGCACCCGCGTGATTGCGAGCCAGCTGTTCAAATACGACATCGCGGGATTTTTGCAGTGGGGTTATAACTTCTGGAACTCCCATCTTTCGATTTCATCGCTTGACCCGTGGCGCGATACCGACGGCGACAGCGTCTTCCCGGCGGGCGATGCGTTCTCAGTCTATCCAGGTAAAGACGGCCCGGTGCTCTCGCTGCATTACCTGCATTTTTACGAGGCCTTGTGCGACCTGCGCGCGTTCAACGCCGCTGCAGCCAAAATCGGAAAATCCGCTGTGATAAAGCTGATCGACCCGGACGGCACGCTCACTTTTGAACAATATCCGCGCACCGACGAATATATTTTGACGACCCGTGACAGACTCAATCAAATTCTCGGCGTTTAA
- the secA gene encoding preprotein translocase subunit SecA yields MGLAEKIFGTHSQRELKRVQPIANQVFALEEKYKNMTEEELRGTTERLRGKLEAGASLDEILPDAFAACREASVRVLGQKPFPVQVIGGIVLHQGRIAEMKTGEGKTLTATMPAYLNALAGNGVHIVTVNDYLAKFQGEWMGRLYNYLGMSVGLILHDIPNDERKKAYAADITYGTNNEFGFDYLRDNMVVQKAQMVQRGHSFAIVDEVDSILIDEARTPLIISGQAEESNEMYLLADDFAKRLRVIKIKEVDDKQDMEDTEQFANADYVVDEKHKTATLTANGIEKAEKTFNVENLSDAENSSLSHYINQAIRARGIMQNDVDYVVKDNEVIIVDEFTGRLMYGRRYNDGLHQAIEAKEGVKVANESKTLATITFQNFFRLYNKLSGMTGTALTEEQEFRDIYSLDVIEIPTNKPMIRDDHDDVLYKTTKAKYEAIVEQVIACHEKEQPVLVGTVSIEKSEIISGMLKRRGVKHEVLNAKHHEREAMIVAQAGKKGAVTIATNMAGRGTDIILGGNAEYMARNDMVKEGFEDEMIVNAVSRSQTDDAEIIAAREKYSAFLEKHKAEISDAAQEVVAAGGLFIVGTERHESRRIDNQLRGRSGRQGDPGESRFFLSLEDDLMRLFGGERLTNMMETLKIPEDQPIEAGMFSKLIENCQKRVEERNFETRKSVLQFDDVMNRQREIIYGQRRSVLNGEDLKPVITNMITECIESGVGTFISDGESADWNVDGLREHFKGWLCADNDFKDLTPQDIHKMGKQGFIDLLQKRADVEYEKREKIFGENMREVERILLLRNVDRQWMDHIDAMDDLKQGIYMRSYSQRDPVVEYRVEGFEMFDAMVAIIREDTVRAILTVMPRPAAPMQRTQLAKPSEAVHGEKLPKEKKAVSTVVNKGKKVGRNDPCPCGSGKKYKKCCGANEEQ; encoded by the coding sequence ATGGGACTTGCTGAAAAAATCTTCGGCACACACAGCCAGCGTGAACTGAAACGCGTTCAACCGATCGCGAATCAGGTGTTTGCCCTCGAAGAAAAATATAAAAATATGACCGAAGAGGAGCTGCGCGGCACGACCGAGCGGCTGCGCGGGAAATTGGAGGCCGGGGCGTCGCTCGATGAGATTCTGCCCGATGCTTTTGCCGCCTGCCGTGAAGCCAGCGTACGGGTGCTCGGACAAAAGCCGTTCCCGGTGCAGGTCATCGGCGGCATCGTGCTGCATCAGGGCCGTATCGCCGAAATGAAGACCGGCGAAGGCAAGACCCTGACCGCGACCATGCCGGCTTATCTGAACGCGCTTGCCGGCAACGGCGTTCACATTGTCACCGTAAACGATTACCTGGCCAAATTCCAGGGCGAGTGGATGGGGCGGCTCTATAACTACCTCGGCATGTCCGTAGGTCTGATTTTGCATGATATTCCGAACGACGAGCGCAAAAAGGCCTACGCCGCAGATATCACTTACGGCACGAACAACGAGTTCGGCTTCGACTATCTGCGCGACAACATGGTCGTTCAGAAAGCCCAGATGGTGCAGCGCGGCCACAGCTTCGCCATCGTCGACGAGGTCGACTCGATTTTGATCGATGAAGCGAGAACACCTCTCATCATCTCGGGCCAGGCCGAAGAATCCAACGAGATGTATCTGCTCGCCGACGATTTCGCCAAACGCCTGCGCGTGATCAAGATCAAAGAAGTCGACGACAAACAGGACATGGAGGACACCGAGCAATTCGCCAACGCCGACTATGTCGTCGATGAAAAGCACAAGACCGCCACCCTGACCGCCAACGGCATCGAAAAAGCGGAAAAGACGTTCAACGTCGAAAACCTCTCCGATGCCGAAAACAGCTCGCTCTCCCATTATATCAATCAAGCGATTCGCGCGCGCGGAATCATGCAAAACGACGTCGACTACGTCGTCAAAGACAACGAAGTCATTATCGTCGACGAGTTCACGGGACGTCTGATGTATGGCCGCCGTTATAATGACGGACTTCACCAGGCGATCGAAGCCAAAGAAGGCGTCAAGGTCGCGAACGAGTCCAAAACGCTTGCGACCATCACCTTCCAAAATTTCTTCCGCTTGTATAATAAACTCTCGGGTATGACGGGTACTGCGCTGACCGAGGAGCAGGAATTCCGGGATATTTATTCGCTTGACGTCATCGAGATCCCGACCAACAAGCCGATGATCCGCGACGACCACGACGACGTTCTTTATAAAACCACAAAAGCCAAATATGAGGCCATCGTCGAACAGGTTATTGCCTGCCACGAAAAAGAACAACCCGTACTGGTCGGCACGGTGTCCATCGAAAAATCGGAAATCATCTCCGGAATGCTTAAGCGCCGGGGCGTCAAACACGAAGTCCTGAACGCCAAGCACCACGAGCGCGAGGCGATGATCGTCGCGCAGGCCGGTAAAAAAGGCGCGGTCACGATCGCGACCAATATGGCCGGGCGCGGCACCGATATCATCCTCGGCGGCAACGCGGAATACATGGCCCGCAACGACATGGTCAAAGAGGGCTTCGAGGATGAGATGATCGTAAACGCGGTAAGCCGTTCCCAGACAGACGACGCCGAGATTATCGCCGCCCGTGAAAAGTACAGTGCCTTTTTGGAGAAGCATAAAGCCGAAATCTCCGATGCCGCGCAGGAAGTCGTCGCGGCTGGCGGACTGTTTATTGTCGGCACCGAGCGCCATGAGTCACGACGTATCGATAACCAGCTGCGCGGCCGTTCGGGCCGTCAGGGTGACCCCGGTGAAAGCCGCTTCTTCCTGTCGCTTGAAGACGACCTGATGCGTCTGTTCGGTGGCGAGCGGCTCACCAATATGATGGAGACGCTAAAAATCCCCGAGGATCAGCCCATTGAAGCCGGAATGTTTTCCAAGCTGATCGAAAACTGCCAGAAACGCGTCGAGGAGCGCAACTTTGAGACCCGCAAGAGTGTTCTGCAATTCGACGACGTTATGAACCGCCAGCGCGAGATCATCTACGGTCAGCGCAGAAGCGTTTTGAACGGCGAAGATCTGAAACCGGTCATCACGAATATGATCACCGAGTGTATCGAGAGCGGCGTCGGCACCTTCATCTCCGACGGCGAAAGCGCCGATTGGAACGTCGACGGGCTGCGCGAGCACTTCAAAGGGTGGCTGTGCGCCGATAACGACTTCAAAGACCTGACCCCGCAGGACATTCACAAGATGGGCAAACAGGGCTTCATCGACCTGCTGCAAAAACGCGCCGACGTTGAATACGAAAAGCGCGAAAAGATTTTCGGAGAAAACATGCGTGAAGTTGAGCGCATTTTATTGCTGCGAAATGTCGACCGCCAGTGGATGGATCACATCGATGCGATGGACGATCTCAAACAGGGTATCTATATGCGTTCCTACAGCCAGCGCGACCCGGTGGTCGAATATCGTGTCGAGGGTTTTGAGATGTTCGACGCGATGGTCGCCATCATCCGGGAAGATACCGTACGCGCGATTCTGACCGTCATGCCGCGTCCCGCGGCTCCGATGCAGCGAACTCAGCTGGCGAAACCCTCCGAAGCTGTCCACGGCGAAAAATTACCCAAGGAAAAGAAGGCCGTTTCAACTGTGGTCAACAAGGGCAAAAAAGTCGGCCGCAACGATCCCTGCCCCTGCGGCAGCGGCAAAAAGTACAAAAAATGCTGCGGAGCGAATGAGGAGCAATGA
- a CDS encoding DNA polymerase I, whose translation MILVVDGNSIINRAFYGIKLLTTKDGRFTNAVYGFLNMLDAIREQVKPDGIAVAFDLHGKTFRHEMYEPYKAGRKGMPEELAAQLPVTKEVLAALGCEIVTCQGYEADDVLGAYAAACEKVGEPCEIATGDRDSLQLVRPNVSVRIAKTTMGAADSVLYDEVKIREEYGVPPKALIDVKALAGDSSDNIPGVAGIGLKTACDLIAKFGSLDGVYDHLDSPEIRDGVRKKLTESRENAYISKELGAIVSDLPLKIDLEELKARKRDDAKLRALFVELEFFRLLKKYGLENVTAETKVIPVIKEQKERDSRDIYDLKSYHKQHPDEVLPDNVFDPMLAAYLINPLANSYALDRLLTEYGCGEDEFSSLCQLLSEKVDDMGMTPLLRNIEQPLAMVLADMETMGIRVEKNGLERYGAEMINMAEAVKQEVYELAGEEFNIGSPKQLSHILFEKLGLSSGRKTKSGFSTDADVLANLALENPIVEKVLLYRQYTKLVSTYCEGLSKQIAEDGRIHTTFIQTETRTGRISSAEPNLQNIPVRTELGRQLREFFVAEPGHILLDADYSQIELRVLAAVAGDENMKSAFASGLDIHTKTASEVFGLPQEMVNSTLRSRAKAVNFGIVYGIGAFSLSHDIGVTVAEADRYIKNYLAAYPAIAKFLTDTVERAKKDGFVTTYFGRRRPLPELASSNNNIRNFGERAAKNTAIQGTAADIIKIAMIKVAKRLKDEGMKSKLILQIHDELIVEAPKDEADFAAAILKQEMERAAELGVPLRADVSRGQNWLEAKI comes from the coding sequence GTGATTCTTGTCGTCGACGGCAACAGCATCATCAATCGCGCTTTTTACGGCATCAAACTGCTCACGACCAAAGACGGGCGTTTTACCAACGCCGTCTACGGTTTTTTGAACATGCTCGACGCCATCCGCGAACAGGTGAAGCCCGACGGAATTGCGGTCGCGTTCGATTTGCACGGCAAGACCTTCCGCCACGAGATGTATGAGCCGTACAAGGCCGGGAGAAAGGGCATGCCCGAGGAACTCGCCGCGCAATTACCCGTAACCAAAGAAGTTTTGGCTGCGCTCGGCTGCGAAATCGTAACCTGTCAGGGTTATGAAGCAGACGATGTTTTGGGTGCATATGCAGCCGCTTGCGAAAAAGTCGGCGAGCCTTGTGAAATCGCGACCGGCGACCGCGACAGCTTGCAGCTGGTTCGTCCCAATGTTTCGGTCCGGATTGCCAAAACCACCATGGGCGCGGCGGATTCGGTATTATATGATGAGGTAAAAATCCGGGAAGAATACGGTGTTCCGCCGAAAGCACTGATCGACGTCAAGGCGCTCGCGGGCGACAGTTCCGACAACATCCCCGGCGTGGCGGGCATCGGTCTCAAAACCGCCTGCGATTTAATTGCAAAATTCGGGTCGCTGGATGGCGTCTATGATCATCTTGACAGCCCCGAGATCAGGGACGGCGTGCGCAAAAAGCTGACCGAGAGCCGTGAAAACGCCTATATCTCGAAAGAACTCGGCGCGATTGTAAGCGATTTACCGCTGAAAATCGATTTGGAAGAACTGAAAGCAAGAAAACGGGACGACGCCAAACTGCGCGCGCTGTTTGTCGAGCTGGAGTTTTTCCGGCTGCTCAAAAAATACGGACTTGAAAATGTGACAGCTGAAACCAAGGTGATTCCGGTTATAAAAGAGCAAAAAGAGCGGGACAGCCGCGATATTTACGACCTCAAGAGTTATCATAAACAGCATCCGGATGAAGTTTTACCCGATAATGTGTTTGATCCGATGTTGGCGGCCTATTTGATCAACCCGCTGGCAAACAGTTATGCGCTCGACCGGCTTTTGACCGAATACGGCTGCGGCGAAGATGAGTTTTCGTCGTTGTGTCAGTTGCTCTCGGAAAAGGTTGACGACATGGGCATGACACCCCTGCTGCGAAATATCGAACAGCCGCTTGCCATGGTACTCGCCGATATGGAAACCATGGGAATTCGGGTCGAAAAGAACGGATTGGAACGGTACGGCGCCGAGATGATCAATATGGCCGAAGCCGTCAAACAGGAGGTCTATGAATTGGCGGGTGAGGAGTTCAACATCGGCTCCCCCAAGCAGCTATCGCACATTCTGTTTGAAAAACTCGGTCTGTCGTCAGGCCGCAAGACCAAAAGCGGCTTCAGCACCGACGCGGATGTGCTCGCCAATTTGGCTTTGGAAAATCCGATTGTCGAGAAAGTCCTATTATATCGGCAATATACCAAACTGGTCTCGACCTACTGTGAGGGACTTTCCAAACAAATCGCCGAAGACGGCAGAATCCACACGACCTTTATCCAGACTGAGACCCGCACCGGACGCATCAGCAGCGCCGAGCCGAATCTGCAGAATATCCCCGTTCGAACCGAACTCGGGCGGCAGCTTCGGGAATTTTTCGTCGCCGAACCGGGGCATATCTTACTCGACGCGGACTATTCTCAAATTGAACTGCGCGTTTTGGCGGCGGTCGCCGGCGATGAGAACATGAAAAGCGCATTTGCGAGCGGGCTGGACATCCACACCAAGACGGCATCCGAGGTGTTCGGATTGCCGCAGGAGATGGTCAATTCCACGCTGCGCAGCCGCGCAAAAGCCGTCAATTTCGGCATTGTCTACGGCATTGGGGCGTTTTCGCTGTCGCATGATATCGGCGTCACGGTCGCGGAAGCCGACCGATATATTAAGAACTATCTGGCCGCTTACCCGGCCATTGCGAAGTTTTTAACCGATACGGTTGAAAGGGCTAAAAAGGACGGATTTGTGACGACCTATTTCGGACGGCGCAGACCGCTGCCGGAACTGGCTTCCTCGAACAACAACATTCGAAATTTCGGAGAGCGCGCGGCAAAGAACACGGCGATTCAGGGCACCGCCGCCGACATCATTAAGATTGCGATGATCAAGGTCGCAAAACGGTTGAAAGACGAAGGAATGAAGTCGAAGCTGATCTTACAGATTCACGATGAACTGATCGTCGAAGCACCGAAGGACGAAGCGGATTTTGCGGCCGCGATTTTAAAACAGGAAATGGAACGCGCTGCCGAACTCGGCGTACCGTTGCGCGCAGATGTCTCAAGAGGGCAAAACTGGCTCGAAGCCAAGATTTAA
- a CDS encoding low molecular weight protein arginine phosphatase yields the protein MKILFVCTGNTCRSPMAEAFAQDYVKKHGLDVICKSAGLAAFESDKVSENTIVSLAADGLSAVTTQPIRFTRELGEWADVIYVMSEQHLDFIKMRFSEFADKTKLLGEGIPDPYGKDLNAYSECYRQLKWYIREVFDALRH from the coding sequence ATGAAGATCCTGTTTGTCTGCACAGGCAATACCTGCCGCAGTCCGATGGCGGAGGCTTTTGCGCAGGATTATGTCAAAAAACACGGACTTGATGTGATTTGCAAGAGCGCAGGGCTTGCCGCGTTCGAAAGCGATAAAGTCAGTGAAAATACAATCGTCTCACTGGCTGCCGACGGGCTCTCTGCCGTGACCACGCAGCCGATTCGTTTTACAAGAGAACTGGGCGAGTGGGCCGATGTCATTTATGTGATGAGTGAACAGCACCTCGATTTTATCAAGATGCGGTTTTCGGAGTTCGCAGATAAAACGAAACTGCTCGGAGAGGGCATTCCTGACCCTTACGGAAAGGATTTAAATGCCTATTCGGAATGCTACCGGCAGCTGAAATGGTATATCAGGGAGGTCTTCGATGCTCTCAGACATTGA
- the rimI gene encoding ribosomal protein S18-alanine N-acetyltransferase translates to MLSDIEIKTLLPEFYQVVYELENSVFSSPRSLSEVKEDAENPRVVFLTAFCGKEFSGYGAFGYVLDEGYIGNIAVAPEFRRRKVGSAILAEFDRKAKALGLRFLTLEVRARNDGAIALYEKHGYVKKGLRKGFYIKPDDDGLIYTKEYLGQ, encoded by the coding sequence ATGCTCTCAGACATTGAGATCAAAACGCTCCTGCCGGAGTTTTATCAAGTCGTTTACGAGTTGGAAAACAGCGTTTTTTCTTCGCCGAGGTCGCTTTCCGAAGTGAAAGAGGACGCTGAGAATCCGCGTGTGGTGTTTTTGACTGCCTTTTGCGGCAAGGAATTTTCCGGATACGGCGCGTTCGGATATGTGTTGGACGAGGGATATATCGGTAATATCGCAGTAGCGCCGGAGTTTCGGCGGCGCAAGGTCGGCTCGGCGATTTTGGCGGAGTTCGACCGAAAGGCCAAAGCACTTGGACTTCGGTTTTTGACACTGGAAGTACGCGCGCGCAACGATGGCGCAATCGCCCTATATGAAAAGCACGGGTACGTGAAAAAAGGATTGCGCAAGGGGTTTTATATCAAACCGGACGATGACGGATTGATTTATACGAAAGAATACCTGGGACAGTAA
- the tsaD gene encoding tRNA (adenosine(37)-N6)-threonylcarbamoyltransferase complex transferase subunit TsaD, whose product MRILAIESSCDETAAAVIENGRTVLSSLVNSQVAEHAQYGGVVPEIASRRHVENIGGLVKGALEKADMTLSEVDAVAVTCCPGLIGALLVGVNFAKGLAFSSNKPLIGVHHIRGHVAANYIAYSELKPPFFALIVSGGHTVIARVKDYTKFEIVGTTRDDAAGEAFDKAARVMGFPYPGGIYIDKSAKAGTPDAYKLPMPVIGGRPYDFSFSGLKTVIVNLAHNAQQKGETLNTDDLAASFQHTAVTMLCDRFFAAAQEYGEKKLVLAGGVAANSGLRSELQKRASAGGYELFIPPLSLCGDNAAMIGAQAYYEFSAGNIADNTLNGTAYMSIDYRNEDKQWRTS is encoded by the coding sequence ATGAGGATATTGGCGATTGAGAGTTCCTGCGACGAGACCGCCGCCGCGGTTATCGAAAACGGGCGGACGGTGCTTTCTTCGCTTGTCAACTCGCAGGTCGCGGAGCACGCCCAATATGGGGGAGTAGTGCCCGAAATCGCTTCACGTCGGCATGTCGAAAACATCGGCGGGCTGGTGAAAGGCGCGCTTGAAAAAGCTGATATGACGCTTTCGGAAGTTGACGCGGTGGCGGTGACCTGCTGCCCGGGGCTGATCGGCGCGCTGCTCGTCGGCGTGAATTTTGCCAAGGGGCTGGCGTTTTCGTCAAACAAACCGCTGATCGGCGTGCATCATATCCGGGGACATGTGGCGGCGAACTATATCGCATATTCCGAACTCAAGCCGCCGTTTTTTGCCCTGATTGTCTCGGGCGGACATACGGTGATCGCGCGGGTGAAAGACTATACGAAATTTGAAATTGTCGGCACGACCCGTGATGATGCGGCGGGAGAGGCGTTTGATAAAGCCGCAAGGGTGATGGGATTTCCTTATCCCGGCGGGATTTATATTGATAAGTCGGCAAAGGCGGGTACCCCCGATGCTTACAAGCTGCCGATGCCGGTGATCGGCGGGCGGCCGTATGATTTTTCATTTTCGGGACTTAAGACCGTCATCGTCAACCTTGCGCACAACGCGCAGCAAAAAGGCGAGACGCTGAATACGGACGACCTTGCGGCGAGTTTTCAACATACGGCGGTGACGATGTTATGTGACCGGTTTTTTGCGGCGGCCCAGGAGTACGGAGAAAAAAAGCTGGTGCTTGCGGGCGGGGTCGCAGCCAATTCGGGGCTGAGAAGCGAACTGCAAAAACGGGCTTCGGCGGGCGGATATGAGTTGTTTATCCCGCCGTTATCGTTATGCGGAGACAACGCCGCGATGATCGGCGCGCAGGCGTATTATGAATTTTCAGCAGGCAACATCGCCGACAACACCTTGAACGGAACGGCGTATATGTCGATTGATTACAGAAACGAGGATAAGCAATGGAGAACATCGTAA
- the mtnN gene encoding 5'-methylthioadenosine/S-adenosylhomocysteine nucleosidase produces MENIVIIGAMMVEIKPLIELLGARKTRNGDWSKGNIKICHSGVAKVNAAITAQRAIDTYKPNFILNIGISGGLDPSLAIGEIVVCGAFSYHDVAPDEIFANHPTLGGERKADEKLIEKAVAACKTLNIPYRTGKAVSGDQIIINMDHSKRLFEKGGIIVDMESGALAHTCHVNKTPFCAVRAVSDFADENALSEMERQEHILSVKLAQVAIEMLCEYRIIGK; encoded by the coding sequence ATGGAGAACATCGTAATTATCGGGGCTATGATGGTCGAGATTAAACCGCTGATCGAACTGCTCGGCGCACGGAAGACCAGAAACGGCGACTGGAGCAAGGGGAATATTAAAATTTGCCACTCCGGGGTTGCTAAAGTGAACGCCGCGATCACAGCACAGCGGGCGATTGATACTTATAAACCAAATTTCATTCTAAATATCGGCATCAGCGGAGGACTTGACCCCTCGCTTGCGATCGGTGAGATCGTGGTCTGCGGCGCGTTTTCGTACCACGATGTTGCGCCCGACGAAATTTTCGCCAACCATCCGACCCTCGGCGGCGAACGGAAAGCCGATGAAAAACTAATTGAAAAGGCCGTTGCCGCCTGCAAAACGCTCAACATTCCATACCGGACGGGCAAGGCGGTCAGCGGCGACCAAATCATCATCAACATGGATCACTCAAAACGGCTGTTCGAAAAAGGCGGGATAATTGTCGACATGGAGAGCGGCGCGCTTGCGCATACCTGTCATGTCAATAAGACTCCGTTTTGTGCGGTGCGGGCGGTGTCGGATTTCGCCGATGAGAACGCTCTCTCCGAGATGGAGCGGCAGGAACACATTTTATCGGTAAAGTTGGCGCAGGTTGCAATTGAGATGTTGTGCGAATATCGGATTATTGGGAAATAA